One Panicum virgatum strain AP13 chromosome 9K, P.virgatum_v5, whole genome shotgun sequence genomic region harbors:
- the LOC120649694 gene encoding transcription factor bHLH113-like, whose protein sequence is MVKEEEIVAKAGGRGYIDLLGLGEEDYLLCMSPSSSSSVVSAMNTSATPAAASSPTCASYLNPAPAYHHMLSFAGQEQHHHHGGEGVFGFQYHGGDQAAIPVAVPQKSSPTTECSSSISSMSSSPPATTISAISSPKPQGFKKKGSRSSDQRKAAPAAVATAATATTAAATNKRPKVRKEKLGERIIALQQLVSPFGKSDTASVLHEALGYIRFLHDQVQALSSPYMQRLPASAHAPAQQGAAGTVVEPPRASDLRSRGLCLVPISCTEHVAGGGHGHGNGADLWSVAAGVAKAAAENKGAAAGTLPGARGHPGYLA, encoded by the exons atggtgaagGAAGAGGAGATCGTCGCAAAGGCAGGAGGGCGAGGCTACATCGACTTGCTTGGTCTGGGGGAAGAGGACTACTTGCTGTGCAtgtccccttcctcctcttccaGTGTCGTCTCCGCCATGAACACTAGTGCCACTCCTGCTGCGGCGTCGTCTCCTACCTGCGCCTCCTACCTGAACCCAGCTCCCGCCTATCACCACATGTTGAGCTTCGCCGGCCAagagcagcaccaccaccatggTGGTGAAGGCGTCTTTGGCTTCCAGTACCACGGCGGTGATCAGGCAGCGATTCCGGTGGCTGTCCCGCAGAAGTCCAGCCCAACCACCGAGtgctcctcctccatctcctccaTGTCGTCCTCGCCGCCCGCAACAACAATCTCGGCCATCTCCAGCCCAAAGCCACAGGGTTTCAAG AAGAAGGGATCAAGAAGCAGTGATCAAAGAAAGGCTGCGCCTGCTGCTGTTGCTACCGCTGCTACTGCTACTACTGCTGCAGCTACGAACAAGAGGCCCAAG GTGAGGAAGGAGAAGCTCGGGGAGAGGATCATAGCTCTGCAGCAGCTGGTTTCTCCATTCGGAAAG TCTGATACGGCTTCCGTTCTGCACGAGGCGCTGGGATACATACGCTTCCTGCACGACCAGGTTCAG GCCCTGAGCTCGCCGTACATGCAGCGACTGCCGGCCTCGGCGCACGCCCCG GCGCAGCAGGGCGCGGCCGGGACGGTGGTGGAGCCGCCGCGGGCGAGCGACCTGAGGAGCCGGGGGCTGTGCCTGGTGCCCATCTCGTGCACGGAGCACGTCGCTGGCGGCGGGCACGGCCACGGCAACGGCGCCGACCTCTGGTCcgtggcggcgggggtggcgaAGGCGGCCGCGGAGAACAAGGGGGCGGCTGCCGGAACGCTGCCTGGCGCTCGTGGCCACCCCGGTTACCTGGCCTAG
- the LOC120649690 gene encoding cytochrome P450 81Q32-like — protein MDKAYVAVLTFAFLFVLHYLVGRVGGGGGGKGHGNGKGSKGGQRLPPSPPAVPFLGHLHLVKTPFHAALARLAARHGPVLLLRMGSRRAVVVSSPDAARECFTEHDVAFANRPLFPSQKLASFGGASLSMASYGPYWRNLRRVAAVQLLSAHRVACMSPAISAEVRAMVRRMSRPAAAAPGGAARVQLKRRLFELSLSVLMETIARTKTSRTEANADMDMSPEAHEFKQIVDDVVPHLGTANMWDYLPVLRWLDVFGVRNKLVAAVNRRNAFLGRLIDAERRRVSGGGDDSEKRSVIAVLLSLQKSEPEVYTDTMIMSLCANLFGAGTETTSTTTEWAMALLLNHPEKLKKAQAEIDAAVGTSRLIAPDDLPRLGYLQSIINETLRLYPAAPLLLPHQSSADCKVGGYDVPRGTMLLVNVYAIHRDPAVWEDPAEFRPERFEDGKAEGRLLMPFGMGRRKCPGETLALRTVGLVLGTLIQCFDWDTVDGAEVVDMTESGGLTIPMAIPLEAMCRPRGAMRDVLEEL, from the exons ATGGATAAGGCCTACGTGGCCGTCCTCAccttcgccttcctcttcgTGCTCCACTACCTCGTGGGCCGTgttggagggggcggcggcggcaagggacATGGCAACGGGAAGGGCAGTAAAGGTGGGCAGCGGCTGCCGCCGAGCCCTCCGGCCGTCCCTTTCctcggccacctccacctcgtcaAGACGCCGTTCCACGCGGCGCTGGCGCGGCTCGCCGCGCGCCACGGCCCGGTGTTGCTCCTGCGCATGGGCTCCCGCCGCGCCGTGGTGGTGTCCTCGCCGGACGCCGCCAGGGAGTGCTTCACGGAGCACGACGTCGCCTTCGCCAACCGCCCGCTGTTCCCCTCGCAGAAGCTCGCGTCCTTCGGCGGCGCCTCGCTCTCCATGGCCAGCTACGGGCCCTACTGGCGCAAcctccgccgcgtcgccgccgtgcaGCTCCTCTCCGCGCACCGCGTCGCCTGCATGTCCCCCGCCATCTCCGCCGAGGTGCGCGCCATGGTGCGCCGCATgagccgccccgccgcggccgcgccgggaGGCGCCGCGCGCGTCCAGCTGAAGCGGAGGCTGTTCGAGCTCTCCCTCAGCGTCCTCATGGAGACCATCGCGCGCACCAAGACGTCCCGCACCGAGGCTAACGCCGACATGGACATGTCGCCGGAGGCGCACGAGTTCAAGCAGATCGTCGACGACGTCGTGCCGCACCTTGGCACGGCCAACATGTGGGACTACCTGCCGGTGCTGCGGTGGCTCGACGTGTTCGGCGTCAGGAACAAGCTCGTCGCCGCGGTGAACCGGAGGAATGCGTTCTTGGGGCGGCTCATCGACGCGGAACGGCGGagagtgagcggcggcggcgacgacagtGAGAAGAGGagcgtgatcgccgtgctgctCTCTCTGCAGAAGTCGGAGCCGGAGGTCTACACGGACACCATGATCATGTCGCTGTGCGCG AATTTGTTTGGCGCCGGGACGGAGACCACGTCGACCACGACGGAATGGGCCATGGCGCTCCTGCTCAACCACccggagaagctcaagaaggcgCAGGCCGAGATCGACGCGGCCGTGGGCACCTCCCGCCTCATCGCCCCGGACGACCTGCCGCGCCTCGGCTACCTCCAGAGCATCATCAACGAGACGCTCCGGCTCtacccggcggcgccgctgctccTGCCGCACCAGTCGTCGGCGGACTGCAAGGTGGGCGGCTACGACGTGCCCCGCGGCACGATGCTGCTGGTGAACGTGTACGCCATCCACAGGGACCCGGCGGTGTGGGAGGACCCGGCCGAGTTCAGGCCGGAGCGCTTCGAGGACGGCAAGGCCGAGGGCCGGCTGCTGATGCCGTTCGGGATGGGGCGGCGCAAGTGCCCTGGCGAGACGCTCGCGCTGCGGACGGTCGGGCTGGTGCTCGGCACGCTGATCCAGTGCTTCGACTGGGACACAGTCGACGGCGCCGAGGTCGTTGACATGACGGAGAGCGGCGGGCTGACCATCCCCATGGCCATTCCGTTGGAGGCCatgtgcaggcctcggggagcCATGCGGGATGTCCTTGAGGAGCTCTGA
- the LOC120649692 gene encoding probable receptor-like protein kinase At5g61350, with product MLMHLMPTSTKMARSNRSMLEWKRVPMFIILSILAITSIASTHAIASPKDSFVPQDNYLISCGASGSVKLDDGRTFRSDPESASFLSTPVDIKITVNNFPTAASLSPLYLSARVFSDVSIYSFFISQPGRHWVRLYFLPIPDKQYNLTTATFSVFTDNMVLLHDFSFIATPPKPVLREYIVVTQEDNLKIIFTPKKDSIAFINAIEVVSAPPSLIPNTTNSLPPQEQFDISNNALQVVYRLNMGGALVTAFNDTLGRTWLPDAPFLKLEAAAKAAWVPPRTIKYPDDETITPLIAPAFIYSTAQQTASTNTSQARFNITWEMEAELGFKYLIRLHFSDIISKALNSLYFNVYINGLMAVSNLDLSSLTTGLAVAYYLDFTVDSSNIINSTLLVQVGPSTTDSSNTDAILNGLEVMKISNQANSLDGLFSPKTSSQLGKRTLTGAGLALAVIAAALAMVICCRRNRRPEWQKTNSFHSWFLPLNSSQSSFMSSCSRLSRNRFGSTRTKSGFSSIFASSAYGLGRYFTLAEIQKATKNFDEKDVIGVGGFGKVYLGVLEDGTKLAIKRGNPSSDQGMNEFLTEIQMLSKLRHRHLVSLIGCCDENNEMILVYEFMSNGPLRDHLYGGMNLKPLSWKKRLEISIGAAKGLHYLHTGAAQGIIHRDVKTTNILLDENFVAKVADFGLSKAAPSLEQTHVSTAVKGSFGYLDPEYFRRQQLTEKSDVYSFGVVLFEVLCARPAINPALPRDQVNLAEWALTWYRKGELNKIIDSHIVGQIRPDSLEMFAEAAEKCLADYGVDRPSMGDVLWKLEFALQLQEKGDVVDGTSNGIPMKSFNASGFDDMEKPSSAMPPVQGR from the coding sequence ATGCTAATGCATCTGATGCCAACATCAACAAAGATGGCCAGAAGCAACAGAAGCATGCTTGAGTGGAAGAGAGTACCGATGTTCATCATCCTTTCcattcttgcaatcactagTATCGCCAGCACCCATGCAATTGCATCGCCAAAGGATTCATTTGTGCCTCAAGACAACTACCTCATTAGCTGTGGAGCATCTGGTTCTGTGAAGCTTGATGATGGCAGGACATTCCGTTCTGATCCAGAGTCAGCATCTTTTCTGTCCACCCCAGTGGACATCAAGATCACTGTTAACAATTTTCCAACTGCTGCTTCATTATCCCCACTCTACCTGTCCGCAAGAGTTTTCTCCGATGTCTCAATTTATAGCTTCTTCATCTCACAGCCTGGTCGCCATTGGGTCCGTCTCTACTTCTTACCTATCCCTGACAAACAATACAACCTCACCACAGCTACATTTTCTGTGTTCACTGACAATATGGTTCTTCTCCATGACTTCTCCTTCATTGCCACCCCCCCTAAACCTGTCCTTAGGGAGTACATTGTCGTAACTCAAGAAGACAACTTGAAGATCATTTTTACCCCAAAGAAGGACTCAATAGCATTCATCAATGCTATTGAGGTTGTCTCGGCACCACCCAGCCTAATTCCAAATACCACCAACAGCCTGCCTCCCCAGGAACAATTTGACATCTCCAACAACGCATTGCAGGTAGTCTACCGGCTGAACATGGGAGGTGCACTTGTGACCGCCTTCAATGACACACTGGGCAGAACCTGGTTACCAGATGCACCTTTTTTGAAGCTTGAGGCAGCAGCAAAAGCAGCTTGGGTTCCTCCTAGAACCATCAAGTATCCTGATGACGAGACCATCACACCGCTCATTGCTCCAGCATTCATCTACTCAACAGCACAGCAGACAGCCTCAACAAATACCTCGCAAGCAAGATTCAACATAACTTGGGAAATGGAAGCAGAGCTAGGATTCAAGTACCTCATCCGCCTACATTTCAGTGATATTATAAGCAAGGCACTCAATAGCCTCTACTTCAATGTCTATATAAATGGCTTGATGGCTGTATCCAACCTAGACCTCTCAAGCTTGACAACAGGGCTTGCAGTAGCCTACTACCTGGACTTTACCGTGGACTCATCCAACATCATCAACTCCACCCTTCTAGTGCAGGTTGGCCCGAGCACAACCGACTCCAGCAACACTGATGCCATCCTTAATGGACTTGAAGTCATGAAGATAAGCAACCAAGCAAACAGCTTAGATGGCCTCTTTTCACCAAAAACAAGCTCACAACTTGGTAAGAGGACACTAACCGGTGCAGGTCTTGCTTTGGCAGTGATTGCAGCTGCATTGGCCATGGTTATATGCTGCAGGCGAAACCGAAGGCCAGAATGGCAGAAGACAAACAGCTTCCATTCTTGGTTCCTTCCACTCAACTCCAGCCAATCGAGCTTCATGAGCAGCTGCAGCAGGCTCTCCAGAAATCGCTTTGGCTCCACAAGGACCAAGAGTGGTTTTTCGAGCATATTTGCATCTAGTGCTTATGGACTGGGCCGCTATTTCACCTTGGCTGAAATTCAGAAAGCCACAAAAAACTTTGACGAAAAGGATGTCATTGGTGTCGgtggttttggaaaagtctaTCTTGGTGTTCTTGAGGATGGCACAAAGCTGGCTATCAAGCGAGGCAACCCATCTTCTGATCAAGGTATGAATGAATTCCTGACTGAAATTCAAATGTTGTCAAAGCTACGTCACCGACACCTGGTTTCACTCATTGGTTGCTGCGATGAGAACAATGAGATGATCTTGGTTTATGAATTCATGTCAAATGGTCCATTGAGGGATCATCTCTATGGTGGTATGAATCTGAAGCCTCTCTCTTGGAAGAAACGCTTAGAAATTAGCATTGGGGCGGCAAAGGGCCTGCATTATCTTCATACAGGTGCAGCTCAGGGCATAATTCACCGTGATGTCAAGACTACTAACATTCTCCTTGATGAAAATTTTGTGGCCAAGGTTGCTGACTTTGGCCTATCAAAAGCTGCTCCATCCCTTGAGCAAACCCATGTCAGCACAGCAGTCAAAGGAAGCTTTGGCTACCTTGATCCAGAGTACTTCAGGCGTCAACAGCTAACGGAGAAATCGGATGTGTACTCTTTTGGTGTGGTACTCTTTGAGGTACTGTGTGCAAGGCCAGCCATCAATCCAGCACTTCCAAGAGACCAAGTGAACCTTGCAGAATGGGCCCTTACATGGTACCGCAAGGGAGAGCTTAATAAAATAATTGATTCTCACATTGTTGGACAAATCAGGCCTGATTCACTTGAAATGTTTGCCGAGGCTGCTGAGAAATGCCTTGCTGACTATGGAGTTGACCGTCCATCAATGGGAGACGTTTTGTGGAAACTTGAATTTGCCCTGCAACTTCAAGAAAAGGGTGATGTTGTTGATGGAACCAGCAACGGGATCCCAATGAAGAGCTTCAATGCTTCAGGCTTTGATGACATGGAGAAACCTAGCAGTGCAATGCCACCTGTTCAAGGAAGATAA
- the LOC120649832 gene encoding spidroin-1-like, producing MGGMGTAPWAAATAASAARGGHGVRGAHGASRRGRGGSAHCSHGGGARRCGCRGLRGGGSKDGSRTTRAGAAGLHVGGTADLGDNRVEEEGAVAGNHAPGVADLGAPEEAPATPDAAQGAGAVGQRQLALDAYTEQKVLSRSSYTRKQV from the exons aTGGGTGGCATGGGCACAGCGCCATgggcggcagcgacggcggcgtccgcggcgcgcggcggccacggcgtgcGCGGCGCTCACGGTGCGAGCAGGAGAGGCAGAGGAGGCAGCGCCCACtgctcccatggcggcggcgcccgccgctgTGGGTGTcgcggcctccgcggcggcggcagcaaggaCGGGTCGAGGACGACcagggccggcgcggcgggcctCCACGTAGGTGGCACGGCGGATCTGGGCGACAACAGAGTAGAGGAAGAGGGGGCGGTGGCCGGCAACCACGCGCCCGGCGTAGCGGATCTGGGCGCGCCAGAGGAGGCCCCGGCGACGCCCGACGCCGCGCAAGGCGCAGGCGCAGTAGGGCAGCGGCAG TTAGCATTAGATGCCTACACAGAACAGAAGGTCCTGAGCCGTTCATCCTACACTAGAAAGCAGGTGTAG